In Biomphalaria glabrata chromosome 11, xgBioGlab47.1, whole genome shotgun sequence, the following proteins share a genomic window:
- the LOC106055070 gene encoding uncharacterized protein LOC106055070, protein MAITLAVQIITKALCIAIDVIVLFLNPLIIDVIHNDRAIRRQPSAVFITNLAIADMFVAGTNLLNMILHFMDLSRVVPVCVVLYGFFSVSMINASLLFMFCNSIDRFVFIRMSFHYHATMRRCCVRALVISVWCVSLLTPILPYLLIDHVWDYGSCVELFHSQVYRVFHFILAVVFVLTLLATVIMFISVYQVVRRSQRLRRLPLRTFSSETAMSGSTWLSLQNSPDSPRSSVPSERIPYKYEQSNTSLQPLPEDGVICSGNPLEAQDCRTSENHLKTHPPDETMPIALSNDSTIVFQNQNKPTGQDEQVGTTKESDKQQAFVSGHEPGRKKRGRSLKTKSLTCSIVKKPRKHLCDSHLSDDDEVIDGCICRDDYLKKSAVRETKSESLWQIRSHRKKRSCARKAVDRTNELTHIWCAKPAVANVSFSPDMMPDSIFIFRQDYTKQQRENFDVDLSNTVLPAGRGQRETPRINCLEYNGKFSIVIESSALVSELSRSIAAHYETSSSNTPVASDNLAKDQSSKSPGEVAQQSESISATDAHSCEERERNTPYLARPSFISLEGATQKPNDLATSRKCDAPANSLRPSRFSFLDTASALRKKLSTQSSSTTPSTPFGVPAYTGRDMRTIKILFLMFCVYLLLWFPTFLVNVLRSLSIEISLEVVVICYTFGVSNSVVNFFVYPMKIPRLKQVFKQLLQKSFNGAKKKMKRRLLSFCH, encoded by the coding sequence ATGGCCATTACTCTGGCAGTGCAGATCATCACGAAGGCGCTGTGCATTGCTATAGACGTCATCGTCTTGTTTCTCAACCCTCTTATCATCGACGTCATCCACAATGACAGAGCCATCCGGCGACAGCCCAGCGCAGTTTTCATCACCAACCTAGCCATCGCCGACATGTTCGTCGCCGGTACAAACCTGCTGAACATGATCCTGCACTTCATGGACCTGAGTCGTGTGGTCCCCGTCTGCGTCGTGCTGTACGGCTTCTTCTCCGTCAGCATGATCAACGCCTCGCTCCTCTTCATGTTCTGCAATTCCATCGATCGGTTCGTGTTCATCCGAATGTCTTTCCACTACCACGCCACGATGAGACGTTGCTGCGTGAGGGCTTTAGTGATCAGCGTGTGGTGCGTGTCGTTGCTCACTCCGATTTTGCCGTATCTCTTAATTGATCACGTCTGGGATTACGGCTCTTGTGTGGAGCTCTTCCACTCCCAGGTGTACCGCGTCTTTCACTTCATTCTGGCTGTCGTCTTCGTCCTGACCTTGCTAGCCACGGTCATTATGTTCATCAGCGTCTACCAGGTCGTCAGGAGAAGTCAACGCCTGCGGAGGTTGCCGCTCAGGACGTTCTCGTCTGAAACCGCCATGTCAGGATCAACTTGGCTGTCCCTTCAAAACTCTCCCGATTCACCAAGATCTTCTGTACCTTCTGAACGTATACCTTACAAATACGAACAAAGCAATACATCGCTGCAGCCTTTGCCGGAAGATGGTGTCATTTGTTCTGGAAACCCTTTAGAGGCACAGGACTGCCGTACATCTGAGAACCATCTCAAAACTCATCCACCGGACGAAACAATGCCAATAGCTTTATCAAATGATTCAACAATAGTGTTTCAGAATCAAAATAAACCTACCGGCCAAGACGAACAAGTTGGAACAACTAAAGAATCAGATAAACAACAAGCCTTTGTTTCGGGCCATGAACCTGGCCGTAAAAAACGTGGCCGTAGTTTGAAAACGAAATCTTTGACATGCAGTATCGTGAAGAAACCGAGAAAACATTTGTGTGATTCACATCTTTCAGATGACGACGAAGTAATCGATGGCTGCATATGTCGAGATGATTACTTGAAAAAGTCGGCAGTTCGAGAAACGAAAAGTGAATCTCTCTGGCAGATTAGAAGTCACAGAAAGAAGAGAAGCTGCGCAAGGAAGGCTGTGGATAGGACAAACGAACTGACCCATATCTGGTGTGCTAAGCCCGCTGTAGCAAACGTCAGCTTTAGTCCAGACATGATGCCCGATTCCATCTTTATTTTTAGACAGGATTATACCAAACAACAACGTGAAAATTTTGATGTTGATTTATCGAATACAGTATTACCAGCAGGGCGTGGTCAGCGTGAAACACCAAGAATCAACTGCTTAGAATATAACGGAAAATTTTCTATTGTGATTGAAAGCTCTGCTTTGGTATCGGAGCTGAGTCGATCCATCGCCGCTCATTATGAAACATCCTCATCGAATACGCCCGTAGCTTCGGACAATTTGGCCAAAGACCAGTCTTCTAAATCCCCAGGGGAAGTGGCTCAACAATCTGAGTCAATATCCGCCACAGATGCGCACAGCTGtgaagaaagggagagaaatacTCCGTATCTCGCCCGTCCTTCTTTTATTTCCCTGGAAGGTGCAACTCAAAAACCAAACGATCTGGCGACTTCCCGGAAATGTGACGCCCCAGCTAACTCACTCAGACCGTCACGTTTTAGTTTCTTAGACACAGCGTCAGCTCTGAGGAAAAAATTGTCCACTCAGTCTTCCTCCACCACACCAAGCACACCGTTTGGCGTCCCAGCGTACACCGGACGAGACATGCGCACTATCAAAATACTTTTCCTCATGTTCTGCGTGTACTTGCTCCTGTGGTTCCCCACGTTCCTGGTCAACGTACTGCGCAGTCTCAGCATTGAGATCAGCCTGGAAGTAGTGGTCATCTGCTACACCTTCGGGGTCTCAAACTCCGTTGTCAACTTCTTTGTCTACCCAATGAAAATCCCACGCCTGAAACAGGTCTTCAAACAACTCTTACAGAAATCTTTCAATGGCgcaaagaagaaaatgaaacGTAGACTCCTTTCATTTTGTCACTAA
- the LOC106055074 gene encoding succinate dehydrogenase assembly factor 3, mitochondrial-like, translating to MSQHISRVRALYKGLLKLHRGLPLEFQALGTQYVKEEFRAHKNIKQAEAEIFLHEWTKYYVTLAGQLSKRKKKQEIGMYLSPEMLDNFSQEQLGQLYELFQETTRMSSKEAKGNNNP from the exons ATGTCTCAGCATATATCACGTGTAAGGGCCCTTTATAAAGGCCTATTAAAACTTCACAGAGGGCTGCCATTAGAGTTTCAGGCTCTGGGTACACAGTATGTCAAAGAAGAGTTTCGGGCCCATAAAAATATTAAGCAAGCTGAAGCTGAAATATTTCTTCATGAATGGACA AAGTACTATGTAACGCTTGCTGGGCAATTatccaaaaggaaaaaaaaacaggagatTGGAATGTATCTTTCTCCTGAAATGTTGGATAATTTCTCCCAAGAACAATTAGGTCAGCTGTATGAGTTGTTTCAAGAGACTACAAGGATGAGCTCAAAGGAAGCAAAAGGAAATAACAATCCATAG